Genomic window (Blattabacterium cuenoti):
TTTTACGACATATCCTCCCCAATAAAAAGGACGTTTTATAATTTTTCTATGAAAAAAATTTTTCCATTTTTTATATTGTTTTAATAAATATTCTTTAGATGAAATTATCATGCTTTGTCTAGAAACCCAACTTCCAATTTGATTTCCTCTAGGTCTATTATGAAAATATTCATCTGATTTTTTTCTTTGAATTTTTGATGTTATTCCTTTAATAATGATTTGTCTTTCCATATTTTTCCAATAAAAAGAAATACATACTTTTGGTATATTTTGAATTGCTCTTCCTTTAATACTATAATAATTTGTATAAAAAATAAATCCGTTTTCTGAATATTCTTTTAGTAAAACTACTCTTGTTTCTGGGCCTCCATCCTCTCCTATAGTAGAAATAAACATTGCGTTGATTTCTTCATTATCTTTTTCTTTATAATAGGATTTTTCCTCTTGAAACCAATCATCAAATAACTGAAAAGGATCTCTTGGGACTTCAGATTCCAATAAAGAATCTTTTGCATAATTTTTTCTAAAATTACTCAAATCAATAGTCATAATCTTATAATATGAATATAATTAATATAAAATAAAAATATATTAACTTTATCTATTGTGATATAGATAATCTTATTATATTAAATACTAATATTGGCGTGATAGCTCAGTTGGTTAGAGCGTTGGATTCATAACCCAGAGGTCGGGGGTTCAAATCCCCCTCACGCTACTAAAAATGTATTTTCATTGTTTTCTCAATAATATAAAATAACATTATAAAAATATGTATTTTTCTGTTTTTAGTTCCTCTCTATTAAGAAAATTGCATACTTTATATAAAATTATAAATATTAATAATTTATCGAATTCAATTACTTTTGTAGTTTCGAAAAAAAATAAATTAAAAATTATATGGGGATTAGATTCAAAAAACCTAATATATACATATATTAAAATATATATTAAAAAATATACAAATGAAAAAGTGACTGTATCTATTAAATTTATGATAGATATTTTGACTACATTTTATAATG
Coding sequences:
- the pdxH gene encoding pyridoxamine 5'-phosphate oxidase translates to MTIDLSNFRKNYAKDSLLESEVPRDPFQLFDDWFQEEKSYYKEKDNEEINAMFISTIGEDGGPETRVVLLKEYSENGFIFYTNYYSIKGRAIQNIPKVCISFYWKNMERQIIIKGITSKIQRKKSDEYFHNRPRGNQIGSWVSRQSMIISSKEYLLKQYKKWKNFFHRKIIKRPFYWGGYVVKPYKMEFWQGQPNRLHDRLVYLLGKEKKWILYRLSP